From Mytilus edulis chromosome 8, xbMytEdul2.2, whole genome shotgun sequence, one genomic window encodes:
- the LOC139485726 gene encoding cyclic GMP-AMP synthase-like receptor 2, whose product MDRNSRHQDDYEDGNLFGMKKITYWEKYGVKRFPYRGKRTFTPLLYQSLDGRMVISNDVYGLTISQFEQTYKACLERRKTHEQRILNIRYPDKSSNEYLEYLENCTESNTDNLLWAGNEPREKYVYEHLVKIVGTEIDIRKRQRLFIITDMITNKCVFLNTIITSGSLAEGLQLPDSDLDIMIVIGNVDVLQNERNIKYPIHCTTLIMETDIDHPGFTRLRTVAANVGESIVVLGADEKHYVSVNSFIDSHKKMCKIPFSLHGPCLSDEEQTHDFAFCLWSRYLPHNMMPWASRRRRQWPSNFVIDSIINYGCLLVPIGPKTLSYTDKLWRLSFSLAEKILVHSFNFTQLICYGLLKLTLKRIVNKKDHVRDLLCSYFLKTSLFWVSEEVDIDTFQLPNLFKCFFLCLNKLKAWIINCYCPNYFIPEHNMFLGKITPYNNKLLLSVIDSIQFDGIVGLMNNLFPPEKKMLSVTMFKQGTFINYARFPILQDLHVICYFRYFTFL is encoded by the exons ATGGACAGAAACTCAAGGCACCAAGACGATTATGAAGATGGAAATTTATTTGGAATGAAGAAAATCACATATTGGGAAAAATACGGTGTTAAACGTTTTCCATACCGCGGAAAGCGTACATTTACACCATTACTTTATCAATCTTTAGATGGAAGGATGGTTATCTCAAATGACGTTTACGGACTGACAATCAGTCAGTTTGAACAAACATATAAAGCTTGTTTAGAAAGGAGGAAAACACACGAACAGAGGATACTTAATATTAGATATCCTGACAAATCTTCAAATGAATATCTTGAATACTTAGAGAACTGTACAGAGAGCAATACAG ataacttGCTTTGGGCCGGAAATGAACCGAGAGAGAAATACGTATATGAACACCTAGTAAAAATAGTTGGTACTGAGATCGATATACGAAAAAGACAACGACTTTTTATCATAACAGATATGATCACAAATAAATGTGTGTTTCTTAATACAATTATAACAAGTGGAAGTTTGGCAGAAGGACTACAATTACCAGACAGTGACCTCGATATAATGATCGTAATCGGTAACGTAGACGTACTACAAAATGAAAGGAATATCAAGTACCCAATACATTGTACAACACTTATCATGGAGACAGATATTGATCATCCAGGATTTACTAGACTTCGAACGGTAGCAGCAAATGTTGGGGAATCCATTGTTGTTCTAGGTGCCGATGAAAAGCATTATGTATCAGTAAACAGCTTTATTGATAGTCATAAGAAAATGTGTAAAATTCCGTTCTCTTTACACGGTCCATGTCTATCAGATGAAGAACAGACACATGATTTTGCATTCTGCCTATGGAGTAGATATCTTCCTCACAACATGATGCCATGGGCATCCCGTCGTCGACGTCAATGGCCGTCTAATTTTGTTATTGACAGTATCATCAATTACGGATGCTTGCTAGTACCTATAGGACCTAAGACATTATCATATACCGACAAATTATGGAGATTGTCTTTTTCTTTGGCAGAAAAAATACTTGTTCATTCGTTTAATTTCACTCAACTCATCTGCTACGGTCTTCTCAAATTAACATTAAAGCGTATAGTTAACAAAAAAGATCATGTCAGAGACTTACTGTGTTCGTACTTTCTTAAGACATCTTTATTCTGGGTTTCAGAGGAAGTGGATAttgacacatttcaattaccgaacttattcaaatgtttttttctctgtttaaataaattaaaagcaTGGATAATTAACTGTTATTGCCCGAACTATTTTATACCTGAGCATAATATGTTCTTAGGAAAGATCACTCCATATAACAATAAACTCCTACTGAGTGTGATTGATAGCATACAGTTTGACGGAATTGTTGGATTGATGAATAATCTCTTTCCGcccgaaaaaaaaatgttatcagtTACTATGTTCAAACAAGGAACATTCATCAATTATGCTAGATTTCCTATTTTACAGGATTTGCACGTTATTTGCTACTTCAGATATTTCACATTCTTATAA
- the LOC139485749 gene encoding sodium- and chloride-dependent glycine transporter 1-like, translating into MIGRKPCIWWSICWKFITPVILVMVLVFNMTQITPVSYGTYQYPQWAIAAGWIIGMISVIPIPIHMVIDIWNANGTILQRLKQRSKPASNWGPENMDSTVYDKCVQKQEKFSPHFTTSSTENQTMF; encoded by the exons ATGATAGGACGAAAGCCTTGCATTTGGTGGAGTATATGTTGGAAATTCATAACACCTGTTATTTTAGTG ATGGTGCTTGTATTTAACATGACACAGATAACACCGGTTTCATATGGTACATATCAATATCCACAATGGGCGATAGCTGCGGGGTGGATTATCGGGATGATATCAGTAATACCGATTCCAATACACATGGTTATAGACATATGGAACGCAAATGGCACAATATTGCAG agACTCAAACAACGATCAAAACCAGCTTCTAACTGGGGACCAGAAAATATGGACAGCACAGTATATGATAAATGTGtgcaaaaacaagaaaaattttCTCCTCATTTTACTACAAGTTCAACTGAAAATCAAACCATGTTTTAA